A region from the Mycobacterium heidelbergense genome encodes:
- the rplA gene encoding 50S ribosomal protein L1 has product MSKNSKAFRAAAEKVDRNNLYSPLEAAKLAKETSSTKQDATVEVAIRLGVDPRKADQMVRGTVNLPHGTGKTARVAVFAVGDKADAAVAAGADVVGSDDLIEKIQGGFLDFDAAIATPDQMAKVGRIARILGPRGLMPNPKTGTVTPDVAKAVSDIKGGKINFRVDKQANLHFVIGKASFDEKNLAENYGAALDEVLRLKPSSSKGRYLKKITVSTTTGPGIPVDPSVTRNFAEA; this is encoded by the coding sequence ATGAGCAAGAACAGCAAGGCATTTCGCGCCGCCGCCGAGAAGGTGGACCGCAACAACCTGTACAGCCCGCTGGAGGCGGCCAAGCTCGCCAAGGAGACGTCGTCGACCAAGCAGGACGCCACCGTCGAGGTGGCGATCCGGCTCGGCGTGGACCCGCGCAAAGCCGACCAGATGGTCCGCGGCACGGTCAACCTGCCGCACGGCACCGGCAAGACCGCCCGGGTCGCGGTGTTCGCCGTGGGCGACAAGGCGGATGCCGCCGTCGCCGCGGGGGCTGATGTTGTCGGCAGCGACGACCTGATCGAGAAGATCCAGGGCGGGTTCTTGGACTTCGACGCGGCGATCGCCACGCCCGACCAGATGGCCAAGGTCGGCCGCATCGCCCGCATCCTGGGCCCGCGCGGCCTGATGCCGAACCCCAAGACCGGCACCGTGACCCCCGACGTCGCCAAGGCCGTGTCGGACATCAAGGGCGGCAAGATCAACTTCCGCGTCGACAAGCAGGCCAACCTGCACTTCGTCATCGGCAAGGCGTCGTTCGACGAGAAGAACCTGGCGGAGAACTATGGCGCCGCCCTCGACGAGGTGCTGCGGCTCAAGCCGTCGTCGTCGAAGGGCCGGTACCTGAAGAAGATCACGGTGTCGACGACGACGGGCCCGGGCATTCCGGTCGACCCGTCGGTCACCCGCAACTTCGCCGAGGCCTGA
- a CDS encoding RNA polymerase sigma factor, whose product MADLDGVFRREWGPAVAALARWSGDLTVAEDAVQEACAEALRTWPGDGVPDHPGGWLVTVARNRARDRLRRESVRPGKESAAVMDDIRARTEATDPHPVLDDELRMMFTCAHPALDRQSQLALTLRLVSGLTVGEIARALLQTEAAIGQRITRAKNKIRHANIPLRVPPAELLPERTPHVLGCIYSVFTEGYWSTAGPSAIRDELCDEGVRLAGELCALMPGEPEAHALAALVLLHDSRRATRVDDDGALVPLEEQDRRRWDRGRIFRGLERLRRARGSAGPYLPQAVIAAVHATAPSWEQTDWPTICAAYDLLVRMTDSPVVRANRALAVGFRDGPDAGLAALDTVANDPRLGRSNLVATVRADLLRRAGRPAEAVTWYRTALESNGSEPGRDFLRRRIAECGG is encoded by the coding sequence ATGGCCGACCTGGACGGCGTCTTTCGGCGGGAATGGGGCCCGGCCGTGGCCGCGCTGGCGCGCTGGTCGGGCGACCTCACCGTCGCCGAGGACGCCGTCCAGGAAGCCTGCGCCGAGGCGCTTCGCACCTGGCCCGGCGACGGTGTGCCCGACCATCCCGGCGGCTGGCTGGTGACCGTCGCCCGCAACCGCGCGCGGGATCGGCTGCGCCGCGAATCTGTCCGTCCCGGAAAGGAATCAGCGGCCGTCATGGACGACATCCGGGCGCGCACCGAGGCCACCGACCCGCATCCGGTCCTCGACGACGAGCTGCGGATGATGTTCACCTGCGCGCACCCGGCGCTCGACCGGCAGTCACAGCTGGCGCTCACGCTGCGGCTGGTGTCCGGGCTGACGGTCGGCGAGATCGCCCGCGCGCTGCTGCAGACCGAGGCGGCCATCGGCCAGCGGATCACGCGCGCCAAGAACAAGATTCGGCACGCCAACATCCCGCTGCGGGTGCCGCCCGCCGAGCTGTTGCCCGAGCGCACACCCCACGTGCTCGGCTGCATATACTCGGTGTTCACCGAGGGGTATTGGTCGACGGCCGGCCCGTCGGCGATTCGCGACGAACTGTGCGACGAAGGCGTCCGGCTCGCCGGGGAGCTGTGCGCGCTGATGCCGGGCGAACCGGAGGCACACGCCCTGGCGGCCCTTGTGCTGCTGCACGATTCGCGGCGAGCGACCCGGGTGGACGACGACGGGGCGCTGGTGCCGCTGGAGGAACAGGACCGCCGCCGGTGGGACCGCGGCCGCATCTTTCGTGGGCTGGAGCGGCTGCGGCGGGCGCGGGGATCGGCGGGCCCCTACCTGCCGCAGGCGGTGATCGCCGCGGTGCACGCGACCGCGCCGTCCTGGGAACAGACCGACTGGCCGACCATCTGCGCGGCCTACGACCTGCTGGTGCGGATGACGGACTCGCCGGTGGTGCGCGCCAACCGCGCGCTGGCGGTCGGTTTCCGCGACGGCCCCGACGCCGGCCTGGCCGCCCTGGACACGGTGGCGAACGATCCGCGGCTGGGCCGCTCGAATCTCGTCGCGACGGTGCGCGCCGATCTGCTGCGGCGCGCGGGGCGGCCCGCCGAAGCGGTCACGTGGTATCGAACGGCGTTGGAGTCCAACGGTTCCGAGCCGGGCCGCGACTTTCTGCGGCGGCGCATCGCCGAGTGCGGCGGCTAG
- a CDS encoding YciI family protein, whose product MQYLALLISEERELTPDERSAGMAAYQNFHAKAAPAIRGGDALLPTAAGVRIAGGPDAPVVTDGPFAEAAEVACGYYVFEADNLDDALALARDIPAAQHGGIEVWPIVHAFDPEWSGRGAHWLALLQEPPASAFVPGTPEWEAEAARHGEFAAAAGDHIVGGAALRESATATTVRVRDGQALLTDGPYVEGAEIATGFYLLDATDRDEAVKLAAMIPASSVQLRRLAGVSGL is encoded by the coding sequence ATGCAGTACTTGGCGCTGTTGATCAGCGAAGAGCGGGAGCTCACTCCCGACGAGCGGTCCGCGGGGATGGCCGCCTATCAGAACTTCCACGCCAAGGCGGCCCCAGCGATCCGGGGCGGTGATGCGCTGTTGCCGACGGCGGCCGGTGTGCGCATCGCCGGGGGGCCCGACGCGCCGGTGGTGACCGACGGCCCGTTCGCCGAGGCCGCCGAGGTGGCTTGCGGATACTACGTGTTCGAAGCGGACAACCTCGATGATGCGCTGGCGCTGGCCCGCGACATCCCCGCCGCCCAGCACGGCGGCATCGAGGTCTGGCCGATCGTCCACGCGTTCGATCCCGAGTGGTCGGGCCGCGGCGCCCACTGGCTGGCGCTGCTGCAGGAGCCGCCGGCGTCCGCCTTTGTCCCCGGCACGCCGGAGTGGGAGGCGGAAGCGGCGCGGCACGGTGAATTCGCCGCGGCCGCAGGCGATCACATCGTCGGCGGCGCCGCGTTGCGCGAGTCGGCGACGGCGACCACGGTGCGCGTCCGCGACGGCCAGGCGCTGTTGACCGACGGGCCCTACGTGGAGGGAGCCGAGATCGCCACCGGCTTCTATTTGCTCGACGCCACCGATCGTGACGAGGCGGTCAAGCTGGCCGCGATGATCCCCGCCTCGTCCGTGCAGCTGCGCCGGCTGGCGGGGGTCTCCGGCCTGTAG